One stretch of Miscanthus floridulus cultivar M001 chromosome 18, ASM1932011v1, whole genome shotgun sequence DNA includes these proteins:
- the LOC136524194 gene encoding uncharacterized mitochondrial protein AtMg00810-like: protein MAECKSCVTLMEEWLKLTKASTTVKVDATLYPSIVSDLRYLVHMMLDIAFAVDYVSRFMEDLREDQWATMKRLQCYIKGMVDHGIIFPKTGGSRLQLTVFSDADMAEDIDG, encoded by the coding sequence atggctgagtgcaagtcaTGTGTGACTCTAATGGAGGAGTGGCTAAAGCTGACAAAGGCCAGCACCAcggtgaaggtagatgcaacactctacccgAGCATCGTCAGCgatctacgctacctagtccacatgatgCTGGACATTGCGTTTGCCGTGgactacgtcagtcgcttcatggaggatcttaGAGAGGATCAATGGGCTACAATGAAGCGGCTACAATGCTACatcaaggggatggtggatcaTGGGATTATCTTTCCCAAGACAGGTGGGAGTAGGCTGCAACTCACTGTGtttagcgatgcagacatggcggaggACATCGATGGATGA